One part of the Humulus lupulus chromosome 9, drHumLupu1.1, whole genome shotgun sequence genome encodes these proteins:
- the LOC133801528 gene encoding mitochondrial arginine transporter BAC1 — MGDTPAYKQYVAGLLAGVSTVAIGHPFDTVKVKLQKHNTGAHGIKYKNSLHCTARILRTEGIRGLYRGATSSFVGMSFESSLVFGIYSQTKQFLQGSTQSSAPQPHVIIPSAAYGGAIISFVLCPSELIKCRMQVQGTDSLVPLTSRYSGPLDCAVKTVKSEGVKGIFRGGGATFLRESIGNAVFFSVYEFVRYHMHSQLNSASSENNNLIDVGVGIVSGGLGGIACWSVVLPLDVAKTIIQTAPDKNTTRNPFQILNSIYRRDGIKGCYTGLGPTICRAFPANAAAIVTWELAIKLLGINRD; from the exons ATGGGGGACACTCCCGCTTACAAGCAGTACGTCGCCGGCTTACTTGCCGGAGTTTCCACcgtcgccattggccatcccttCGACACCGTGAAG GTGAAGCTGCAAAAACACAATACTGGAGCACATGGGATCAAGTACAAGAATAGTTTGCATTGTACTGCTAGGATACTAAGGACTGAAGGA ATTAGAGGACTTTATAGAGGTGCTACATCATCTTTTGTGGGGATGTCTTTTGAGAGTTCCCTCGTTTTTGGCATTTATTCCCAGACGAAACAGTTTCTGCAG GGAAGTACGCAGAGTAGTGCTCCACAGCCCCATGTAATAATTCCTTCTGCTGCTTATGGGGGAGCTATCATCAGTTTTGTATTATGTCCATCAGAGTTAATTAAG TGTAGGATGCAAGTTCAAGGAACTGATTCTTTGGTTCCATTAACTAGCAGATATAGTGGTCCTCTTGATTGTGCCGTTAAAACTGTAAAAAGTGAAGGG GTCAAGGGAATCTTCCGTGGAGGTGGTGCGACTTTTCTGAGGGAATCCATTGGAAATGCGGTCTTTTTCAGTGTCTATGAGTTTGTCCGCTATCACATGCATTCACAACTGAATTCTGCATCATCTGAAAACAATAACTTAATTGACGTGGGAGTTGGAATTGTGAGTGGTGGTCTTGGTGGTATTGCG TGTTGGTCTGTTGTCTTGCCCTTGGATGTGGCTAAAACTATAATTCAAACTGCCCCAGATAAGAACACGACACGAAATCCCTTTCAAATCTTGAATTCA ATTTACAGAAGAGATGGAATCAAAGGATGCTATACAGGTTTAGGTCCCACCATATGCCGTGCATTTCCAGCTAATGCAGCAGCCATTGTCACCTGGGAGCTAGCCATAAAACTTCTTGGCATCAATCGTGACTAA
- the LOC133801527 gene encoding squamosa promoter-binding-like protein 3, whose amino-acid sequence MEPNRAQGKRSFKYQMGEEMEEEEEEEDEDDDVSGLGFGSGSGSGDDMMRKKRPAAMSSSTSSSTSSSSGAAAAATATIRRSGSSVGGSTRPSSCQADNCSADLTEAKHYHRRHKICEFHAKASVVSVAGLQQRFCQQCSRFHGLSEFDDTKRSCRRRLAGHNERRRKSSSDLHNHREGSN is encoded by the exons ATGGAACCCAACAGAGCTCAGGGGAAGAGGAGCTTCAAGTACCAGATGGGTGAGGagatggaggaggaggaggaagaggaggacgAAGACGACGacgtttcgggtttagggttcggcagtggtagtggtagtggtgatGATATGATGAGGAAGAAGAGACCGGCGGCCATGAGTAGTAGTACTTCTTCTTCAACCTCATCCTCATCtggtgctgctgctgctgctactgctactattaggAGATCGGGATCCAGTGTGGGAGGGTCCACGAGACCTTCTTCTTGTCAGGCTGACAACTGTAGCGCTGATTTGACTGAGGCGAAACACTACCACCGTCGGCACAAGATCTGTGAGTTTCACGCCAAGGCTTCCGTCGTCAGTGTCGCCGGACTCCAGCAACGCTTTTGCCAGCAATGTAGTAG ATTCCATGGACTGTCAGAGTTTGATGACACTAAAAGGAGTTGTCGAAGGCGTTTGGCTGGTCATAATGAGAGGCGTAGGAAAAGCTCATCTGACCTTCATAATCATAGAGAAGGGTCCAATTGA